One window from the genome of Vicinamibacteria bacterium encodes:
- a CDS encoding DUF4912 domain-containing protein, protein MKPPVAAKAAKAKPRKGGPGPRPARGEGPAKAGERPGASRPGRRRGDIGRRPPVAKAAPPAPRDENALSEEDAIRSAKFLPRDLPPRLFEEERFLFPESYGVNRVRLLVKDPEWLFAYWDVNPASLGDLGQGLGERALAVSRLTLRIKDPVHGGSSDILLPPGARWWYVRGDSASRSYRAELGVTLPSGEFRRLAESNTVVTPRVGPSSQRATRRITYSQVPAMPPQAPGTGEADESRTSPGQAVGPWQGPSGDGLRSGPGAPREPTPAGPGGASDAFSPGGASDVFRR, encoded by the coding sequence GTGAAGCCTCCCGTCGCGGCAAAGGCGGCTAAGGCCAAGCCCAGAAAAGGCGGCCCCGGGCCGCGCCCCGCGCGCGGGGAGGGTCCTGCCAAGGCGGGTGAGCGCCCAGGCGCCTCCCGGCCGGGCCGGAGGAGGGGAGACATCGGCCGCCGCCCTCCGGTGGCCAAGGCGGCACCCCCCGCCCCGCGCGACGAGAATGCGCTCAGCGAGGAAGACGCCATCCGATCCGCTAAGTTCCTTCCCCGCGATCTGCCCCCGCGTCTGTTCGAGGAGGAGCGTTTCCTCTTCCCGGAGAGCTACGGCGTCAACCGCGTCCGGCTCCTGGTCAAGGATCCGGAATGGCTCTTCGCCTATTGGGATGTGAACCCGGCATCGTTGGGCGATCTGGGCCAGGGCCTGGGGGAGCGGGCGCTAGCGGTGTCGCGGCTCACCCTGCGCATCAAGGATCCTGTCCACGGCGGCTCGAGCGACATCCTCCTGCCCCCGGGAGCCCGCTGGTGGTACGTCCGGGGCGATTCCGCTTCCCGCTCCTACCGGGCCGAGCTCGGCGTGACCCTGCCTTCGGGCGAGTTCCGTCGGCTGGCGGAGAGCAACACCGTGGTGACTCCGCGCGTGGGGCCATCCTCGCAAAGAGCCACCCGCCGGATAACCTATAGCCAAGTGCCGGCCATGCCCCCGCAAGCGCCGGGGACGGGAGAGGCGGACGAGAGCCGGACGTCCCCCGGTCAGGCGGTCGGGCCCTGGCAGGGGCCGTCCGGCGACGGACTCCGCTCCGGACCGGGCGCGCCCCGCGAGCCCACCCCGGCCGGGCCGGGTGGGGCGAGCGACGCCTTCTCGCCGGGCGGGGCCAGCGACGTCTTTCGGCGCTAG
- a CDS encoding 1,4-alpha-glucan branching protein domain-containing protein codes for MPAGYWCPVLHAHLPYVRHPEYPQFLEEDWFFEGLTETYVPLVAALDGLLADGVDYRLTMTLSPPLISMMTDGLLIARYHRYLDSLLDLAGREVERTRHADHRFHDVAQFYVHEFGRIRHVFRDVYGSNLLQAFRKHRDAGKLEIITCGATHGFLPLMDPVPQAVRAQVHVAAQHYRKHLDRDPIGIWLPECGYFPGHETFLREVGLRFSFLEAHGLTDGHPRPSYGVHAPIVSPGGIVFFGRDMESSRQVWSAESGYPGDPDYREFYKDVGWELPLDYLADFLGGGPRRNLGIKYYRVTGKVGLGDKQPYVRAWALEKAATHAGNFLQNRQKQVQHLAGTISRPPIVVSPYDAELFGHWWFEGPDFLNYLFRKMHFDQEVVKPITPSEFLQKFPELEVVQPPMCTWGAKGYAEVWLNPGNDWIYPHLDMAAERMVELARRYPAPNDRERRALNQAARELLLAQASDWAFIMKTGTTVEYAKKKTRDHIARFDYLYRVLSGGFLEEPILREFEDRDNIFPDIDYRVYTP; via the coding sequence ATGCCTGCCGGGTACTGGTGTCCGGTCCTCCACGCCCACCTTCCGTACGTGCGGCATCCCGAGTACCCGCAGTTCCTCGAAGAGGACTGGTTCTTCGAAGGGCTGACCGAGACCTACGTCCCTCTCGTGGCGGCCCTCGACGGCCTACTCGCGGATGGCGTGGACTATCGGCTCACCATGACGCTCTCGCCCCCGCTCATTTCCATGATGACGGACGGGCTCCTTATCGCCCGGTACCACCGCTACCTGGACAGCCTCCTGGACCTGGCTGGGCGCGAGGTGGAACGGACGCGGCACGCCGACCACCGCTTCCACGACGTGGCCCAATTCTACGTTCACGAGTTCGGCCGGATCCGGCACGTCTTCCGCGATGTCTACGGCTCGAACCTGCTCCAGGCTTTCCGCAAACACCGTGACGCAGGCAAGCTGGAGATCATCACCTGCGGCGCCACCCACGGGTTCCTGCCCCTCATGGATCCCGTGCCCCAGGCCGTGCGCGCCCAGGTGCATGTGGCGGCCCAGCACTACCGAAAGCATCTCGACCGCGATCCCATAGGAATCTGGCTCCCCGAGTGCGGGTACTTCCCGGGGCACGAGACCTTCCTCCGGGAGGTCGGCCTCCGCTTCAGCTTCCTGGAGGCCCACGGGCTCACCGACGGCCACCCCCGGCCCAGCTACGGGGTCCACGCCCCGATTGTCTCCCCGGGGGGCATCGTCTTTTTCGGTCGGGACATGGAGTCCTCGCGACAGGTGTGGAGCGCGGAGTCGGGCTACCCCGGGGACCCTGACTACCGCGAGTTCTACAAGGACGTGGGGTGGGAGCTTCCCCTCGACTACCTGGCGGACTTCCTGGGGGGCGGTCCGCGCCGAAACCTGGGGATCAAGTACTACCGGGTCACGGGCAAGGTGGGGCTGGGGGACAAGCAGCCCTACGTTCGCGCCTGGGCCCTGGAGAAGGCCGCCACCCACGCCGGCAACTTCCTCCAGAACCGCCAGAAGCAGGTGCAGCACTTGGCGGGGACGATCAGCCGCCCGCCAATCGTGGTGAGCCCGTACGACGCGGAGCTCTTCGGGCACTGGTGGTTCGAGGGCCCGGATTTCCTGAACTACCTCTTCCGCAAGATGCACTTCGACCAGGAGGTGGTGAAGCCCATCACGCCCTCGGAATTCCTCCAAAAGTTCCCGGAGCTCGAGGTCGTCCAGCCCCCCATGTGCACCTGGGGGGCCAAGGGCTATGCGGAGGTGTGGCTGAATCCGGGCAACGACTGGATCTACCCTCACCTGGACATGGCCGCCGAGCGCATGGTGGAGCTGGCCCGGCGCTACCCGGCGCCGAACGATCGCGAGCGACGGGCCCTGAATCAGGCGGCCCGGGAGCTGCTCCTCGCCCAGGCTTCCGACTGGGCTTTCATCATGAAGACGGGCACCACCGTGGAGTACGCCAAGAAGAAGACCCGGGACCACATCGCGCGGTTTGACTACCTCTACCGCGTGCTCTCCGGCGGGTTCCTGGAGGAGCCGATCCTCCGGGAGTTCGAAGACCGCGACAACATCTTCCCCGACATCGACTATCGGGTGTACACGCCGTAG
- a CDS encoding sialidase family protein codes for MMMGTNAPGGAPSRPPLLLALILFSFGAAILRNPGLPPAPFRASSPVERGPDEPRFDSAFVSARNNTQAHAASLVELKDGRVRAFWYAGSREGAEDVEIRSAVFDPHRGGWSGETTVASRESTQASVRRLVKKVGNPTAGRAADGRLWLFYVTVSVGGWAGSSITAMTSSDEGEAWSAPRRLITSPFVNVSTLVRGAPFLYADGTMGLPVYHEFIGQFAELLRLDGAGRVIDKQRLSPSGFGLQPVVLVRGPSEAVALMRYAGPERHPRVVRCVTRDAGQHWTRPTWSTLSNPDAALSGVVLPDGRLLVALNNIEVDRDALSLVISGDGGESWETVHQLEDQLARRERPPDEGRYLRIIERLARASDSALADPSAYGPAVKRAMRWGDRYHFEFSYPSLIQTRDGDFHLVYAWNRTLIKHVRFNRAWLDQQLSGASHAEPH; via the coding sequence ATGATGATGGGCACGAACGCGCCCGGCGGCGCCCCCTCTCGTCCGCCCCTCCTCCTCGCCCTCATCCTCTTCTCATTTGGCGCGGCCATCCTGAGAAACCCCGGTCTCCCCCCCGCACCCTTTCGAGCCTCTTCCCCGGTAGAGCGGGGGCCCGACGAGCCCCGCTTCGACAGCGCCTTCGTCTCCGCCCGCAACAACACCCAGGCCCACGCCGCCTCCCTGGTGGAGCTCAAGGACGGGCGCGTGCGTGCTTTCTGGTATGCGGGCAGCCGCGAAGGAGCGGAGGACGTCGAGATCCGAAGCGCCGTCTTCGACCCCCATCGGGGCGGTTGGAGCGGGGAGACCACGGTCGCGAGCCGGGAGAGCACGCAGGCCTCGGTGCGGCGGCTCGTCAAGAAGGTCGGGAACCCCACCGCGGGCCGCGCCGCGGACGGAAGGCTGTGGCTCTTCTACGTCACGGTCTCGGTGGGGGGCTGGGCCGGCAGCTCCATCACCGCCATGACCTCCTCCGACGAGGGAGAGGCCTGGAGTGCCCCTCGACGGCTCATCACCTCTCCCTTCGTCAACGTGAGCACCCTCGTCCGGGGGGCGCCCTTCCTCTACGCCGATGGAACCATGGGCCTCCCCGTCTACCATGAGTTCATCGGCCAGTTCGCAGAGCTCCTGCGCCTGGACGGGGCGGGCCGGGTCATCGACAAACAGCGGCTGAGCCCCAGCGGCTTCGGCCTGCAGCCGGTGGTCCTGGTGAGAGGCCCGAGCGAGGCGGTGGCCCTCATGCGCTACGCGGGCCCCGAACGGCACCCTCGCGTGGTCCGGTGCGTGACCCGGGACGCGGGACAGCACTGGACCCGACCGACCTGGTCGACCCTGTCCAACCCGGACGCCGCCCTCTCCGGGGTGGTGCTGCCCGACGGTCGACTCCTGGTCGCCCTCAACAACATCGAGGTCGACCGGGACGCTTTGTCCTTGGTGATCTCCGGGGACGGCGGGGAAAGCTGGGAGACCGTGCATCAGCTGGAGGACCAACTGGCCCGGCGGGAACGGCCCCCCGACGAGGGGCGCTATCTCCGGATCATCGAGCGGCTGGCCCGCGCCTCGGACTCCGCCCTCGCCGACCCCAGCGCCTACGGCCCCGCCGTCAAGCGGGCCATGCGCTGGGGCGACCGGTATCATTTCGAGTTCTCGTACCCGTCCCTGATCCAGACCCGAGACGGAGACTTTCACCTGGTCTACGCCTGGAACCGGACGCTCATCAAGCACGTCCGTTTCAATCGGGCCTGGCTGGACCAACAGCTGTCGGGTGCTTCCCATGCCGAGCCCCACTGA
- a CDS encoding phospholipid carrier-dependent glycosyltransferase produces MSGDPSAKTPVSVGPTGGPSGLAWHALVALLAVGAYFYGLDGQHIPKNGDECPYEHIARLTALSGRLLPLRSELPDMRNTKPPLLFWQGIASTDGGRDWTLWNLRYPSVLYTLLTAATVFLLAWKLSHRLETGFLGGLSFMAFFSTYRFGRPFLTSPAEVLWLGLPFFALLYWHPFAFDSRFVFPILAGLAIGLALLYKSFALAAPASLGLAWWYWHHRRYRLAEFLTKDAQKVVLATSISLALFSSWFLLDPDPGAIWREFVLAENLGKFASPGGYWRQLLSGASSIWSLALGYPVNAGLLAVPVLALFLIAFKRRHELTDEEKLLWIWVFTLFLTFSLPSQRSSRYLLPAMPALAVLLALNWHRISRRAFVLTLLLTATVVTGIAYLSVRLQEAAAGGMPPFGWGHWLLLLGTEAVVLVGLGRPRLTHACVHAPILLGFLCFAAFLRPFEGPRGRYQPQIQQYLKGKEVGVPYDFIAGDERYRFLLPGADLRGYREGPESTAPALLARFPIVAVRQALADPIPPEATLLGQRLDLKGRHNSRELRELLLGGIDRQLFIKELLLASPPRASGPGDPAPSSSPR; encoded by the coding sequence ATGAGCGGCGATCCCTCCGCCAAGACGCCGGTTTCCGTGGGCCCCACGGGGGGCCCGTCGGGCCTCGCCTGGCACGCACTCGTCGCCCTGCTGGCCGTGGGTGCGTATTTCTACGGCCTCGACGGACAGCACATCCCCAAGAACGGCGATGAGTGCCCCTACGAGCACATCGCGCGCCTGACCGCGCTCAGCGGCCGGCTCCTGCCCCTCCGGTCGGAACTGCCCGACATGCGCAACACCAAGCCCCCGCTGCTGTTCTGGCAAGGGATCGCCTCTACGGACGGGGGGCGAGACTGGACCCTGTGGAACCTCCGTTACCCCAGCGTCCTCTATACCCTGCTCACGGCGGCGACAGTGTTCCTGCTCGCCTGGAAGCTGTCCCATCGCCTGGAGACGGGCTTTTTGGGCGGGTTGAGCTTCATGGCCTTCTTCAGCACCTATCGCTTTGGGCGACCCTTTCTCACAAGTCCGGCCGAGGTCTTGTGGCTCGGACTGCCTTTCTTCGCTCTTCTCTACTGGCACCCGTTCGCCTTCGACTCCCGCTTCGTCTTCCCCATCCTCGCCGGCTTGGCGATTGGCCTCGCCCTCCTTTACAAGTCGTTTGCCCTCGCCGCACCCGCCAGCCTCGGCCTCGCTTGGTGGTATTGGCACCACCGCCGCTACCGGCTCGCGGAGTTTCTGACCAAGGACGCGCAGAAGGTCGTGCTCGCCACGTCGATCTCCCTCGCCCTCTTCAGTAGTTGGTTCCTCCTCGACCCGGATCCGGGGGCCATTTGGAGGGAGTTTGTCCTTGCCGAGAACCTCGGCAAGTTTGCCTCCCCGGGCGGCTACTGGCGGCAGCTCCTGAGCGGCGCCTCCAGCATCTGGAGCCTGGCCCTCGGCTATCCCGTGAACGCCGGCCTGCTCGCCGTCCCGGTGTTGGCGCTCTTCCTGATCGCCTTCAAGAGGCGCCACGAGTTGACGGACGAGGAAAAACTGCTCTGGATTTGGGTCTTCACCCTGTTTCTGACCTTCAGTCTTCCGAGCCAGCGGTCGAGCCGCTACCTCCTGCCCGCCATGCCCGCGCTGGCCGTTCTCCTCGCCCTCAACTGGCACCGGATCAGCAGGCGGGCGTTTGTCCTCACCCTCCTTCTGACCGCGACGGTGGTGACGGGGATCGCGTACTTGTCGGTCCGGCTGCAAGAGGCCGCCGCCGGCGGCATGCCGCCCTTTGGGTGGGGACACTGGCTGCTCCTGCTGGGCACCGAAGCCGTGGTTCTCGTCGGTCTGGGCCGGCCACGACTCACCCATGCCTGCGTCCACGCCCCCATCCTCCTGGGATTCTTGTGCTTCGCCGCCTTCCTCCGGCCCTTCGAGGGCCCCCGGGGCCGTTACCAGCCGCAGATTCAGCAGTACCTCAAGGGCAAGGAGGTGGGGGTACCCTACGACTTCATCGCGGGCGATGAGCGCTATCGCTTCTTGCTCCCCGGCGCGGACCTGCGCGGCTACCGCGAAGGGCCGGAGTCAACCGCCCCCGCGCTCCTCGCACGGTTTCCCATCGTGGCCGTCCGCCAGGCCCTCGCGGACCCGATCCCGCCGGAGGCCACCCTCCTCGGCCAGCGCTTGGATCTAAAGGGGCGCCACAACTCGCGCGAGCTGCGGGAGCTCCTCCTCGGGGGGATCGATCGTCAGCTCTTCATCAAGGAGCTCCTGCTCGCCTCCCCGCCCCGCGCTTCCGGCCCCGGGGACCCCGCCCCTAGCTCGAGCCCCCGTTGA
- a CDS encoding TolC family protein, with amino-acid sequence MNDRSFFPWTWAPILAVMVSAFGPSSRAQAPEPISLERAIELALAHAPEVAVAFANENEGAAGARLAEDALNPEAVLTTTPGYAQGLPGGTGGRLPAIAEVEVRKALFDPARRADAYEARSRWSLARARLEAARVTTARAVVAAYGRCWADEARLADAQRRLEAYGRLRAQAEALLAEGRATPLEVERAALLEAQARQTRLDRESDRDLDQLELRLLIGWAANTPLRLLGDPLTSLPDSREGDDLALARTADGELRGLDAAAHSLERAETWRGRWWAPVVNVAAQYSRLVHYSGYDDFYRTFKADNWSAGLWVGLPLWTGGRAADAAARVQADREGVLARRRARESELELQVRRAEAALARATARTSLARRAEGVAQGELQVARTLEAEGRARAAEVESREVAVADAHDEVVRAQEELLGARAQRLSLRGELLSAPTPPQTADSLVPTADAAGSGGETRSQP; translated from the coding sequence ATGAATGACCGTTCCTTCTTCCCCTGGACCTGGGCGCCGATCCTGGCCGTCATGGTCTCTGCCTTCGGCCCTTCCAGCCGGGCCCAAGCCCCCGAGCCGATCAGCCTGGAGCGGGCGATCGAGCTCGCCCTCGCCCACGCCCCCGAGGTGGCCGTGGCCTTCGCGAACGAGAACGAAGGGGCGGCCGGCGCGCGCCTGGCCGAGGACGCCCTCAACCCCGAGGCCGTGCTGACCACGACACCGGGCTACGCCCAGGGCCTACCCGGAGGAACGGGTGGTCGGCTTCCCGCCATCGCGGAGGTCGAGGTCCGAAAGGCCCTCTTCGATCCCGCCCGTCGCGCCGACGCCTACGAGGCACGCTCCCGGTGGTCGTTGGCGCGGGCGCGCCTCGAGGCCGCCCGGGTCACGACCGCGCGGGCGGTGGTGGCGGCCTACGGCCGATGCTGGGCCGACGAAGCCCGGCTCGCGGATGCCCAGCGGCGCCTCGAGGCCTACGGCCGGCTCCGCGCGCAGGCGGAGGCCCTGCTCGCGGAGGGGCGCGCCACACCGCTCGAGGTGGAGCGCGCCGCCCTCCTGGAGGCCCAGGCCCGCCAGACCCGGCTCGACCGCGAATCCGACCGCGACCTCGACCAGCTCGAGCTGCGCCTGCTCATCGGCTGGGCCGCGAACACCCCCTTGCGCCTCCTCGGCGATCCCCTGACCAGCCTGCCCGACTCCCGAGAAGGCGACGACCTGGCCCTGGCGCGGACGGCCGACGGGGAGCTCCGCGGGCTGGACGCGGCCGCCCACAGCCTGGAGCGGGCCGAGACCTGGCGTGGTCGGTGGTGGGCGCCAGTCGTGAACGTCGCCGCCCAGTATTCCCGGCTCGTGCATTACTCCGGATACGACGATTTCTATCGGACCTTCAAGGCCGACAACTGGAGCGCGGGCCTCTGGGTCGGGCTCCCCCTTTGGACGGGCGGCCGCGCCGCGGACGCCGCCGCCCGCGTCCAGGCCGACCGAGAGGGGGTCCTGGCCCGACGCCGGGCCCGGGAGTCAGAGCTCGAGTTGCAGGTGCGGCGGGCGGAGGCCGCCCTCGCCCGCGCCACCGCCCGCACGAGCCTTGCTCGCCGCGCGGAGGGAGTGGCGCAGGGGGAGCTTCAAGTGGCCCGGACCCTCGAGGCCGAAGGCCGCGCCCGGGCCGCGGAGGTGGAGAGCCGGGAGGTCGCGGTCGCGGACGCCCACGACGAGGTCGTTCGCGCCCAGGAGGAGCTCCTGGGCGCCCGCGCCCAGCGGCTGAGCCTCCGGGGAGAGCTCCTGAGCGCCCCCACCCCGCCGCAGACCGCGGACTCGCTGGTACCGACCGCGGACGCGGCGGGGTCCGGCGGGGAGACCCGGAGCCAACCATAG
- a CDS encoding ABC transporter permease, with protein sequence MRRPEILETALQRFRTHPFQTALTLAGLVVGTASIIISVSLGLTGRGFVMSQIEGVGSHLIWASYTGTVTSGVARDLSDRINEGDLTAWLERTDLFSGVTPLLILHGQTPALARMVDLTVLGTTANYPRVRKNLRVLRGRFLDEDDVRTRAKVCVVNRHLYEELFANDDSPDKMVRNLGVAFAVVGEFEEPVDTLGQGDVTPDSIFVPITTAWLFTPERRVSTLFAEVRDFQQIANASQAARQILAERHHSGSRYEVESMATVIGMANRISWGLMGVFVIVAAVSVLVGGVGIMNVLLVSVEQRTREIGLRKSLGARRSDILAQFLLEALLLGGAGSAAGAAIGLGLPLLAQLVWPEVAVSISMASALLAVLFSCCVTVLFGVVPARRAASFDPVEALRHE encoded by the coding sequence ATGAGACGGCCCGAGATTCTCGAGACCGCCCTCCAGCGCTTCCGCACCCACCCCTTCCAGACCGCACTGACCCTGGCCGGCCTCGTGGTGGGCACGGCCTCCATCATCATCTCCGTGTCCCTGGGCCTCACCGGGCGGGGCTTTGTGATGTCCCAGATCGAGGGCGTGGGCTCGCACCTCATCTGGGCCAGCTACACCGGGACCGTGACCTCGGGGGTGGCCCGCGATCTCAGCGACCGCATCAACGAAGGCGACCTGACCGCCTGGTTGGAGCGTACCGACCTTTTCTCCGGCGTGACCCCCCTGCTCATCCTCCACGGCCAGACCCCCGCCCTCGCCCGCATGGTGGACCTGACCGTCCTCGGCACGACCGCGAACTATCCCCGGGTCCGCAAGAACCTGCGCGTGCTGCGCGGGCGCTTTTTGGACGAGGACGACGTCCGCACGCGGGCCAAAGTGTGCGTGGTCAACCGCCACCTGTACGAGGAGCTCTTCGCCAACGACGACTCCCCCGACAAGATGGTCCGCAATCTGGGGGTGGCGTTCGCAGTGGTGGGCGAGTTCGAGGAGCCGGTGGACACCCTGGGGCAGGGCGACGTGACTCCCGATTCGATCTTCGTCCCCATCACGACCGCTTGGCTGTTCACGCCCGAGCGCAGGGTCAGCACGCTCTTCGCCGAGGTCCGCGACTTCCAGCAGATCGCGAACGCTTCCCAGGCGGCCCGCCAGATCCTGGCCGAACGCCATCACAGCGGCTCCCGCTATGAGGTCGAGAGCATGGCCACCGTGATCGGAATGGCCAACCGCATCTCCTGGGGCCTCATGGGGGTGTTCGTGATCGTGGCCGCGGTCTCCGTGCTCGTGGGGGGGGTCGGCATCATGAACGTGCTCCTCGTCTCCGTGGAGCAGCGAACACGCGAGATCGGACTCCGAAAGTCCCTGGGGGCCCGCCGGAGCGACATCCTCGCCCAATTCCTGCTGGAGGCGCTCCTGCTCGGCGGTGCCGGTTCCGCCGCGGGGGCGGCCATCGGCCTCGGTCTTCCCCTCCTCGCCCAGCTCGTCTGGCCCGAGGTCGCGGTGTCCATCTCCATGGCCTCCGCCCTCTTGGCCGTACTCTTCTCCTGCTGCGTCACGGTGCTGTTCGGGGTCGTGCCCGCCCGGCGCGCCGCATCCTTCGATCCCGTGGAGGCCCTTCGCCATGAATGA
- a CDS encoding efflux RND transporter periplasmic adaptor subunit, whose translation MIDPALRFRWRWVAGIAVLLAAGVAFDLARAQRVSVRLGRASRSRLVVPVLCAGTLQPPPGGDLMARQAGLVGAIWVREGERVFKGAPLLRLDAPELAGKAAAAREELFALREAKAVAEAQLDGEKREASYRRSVWEADRRLLEQQAISRAAYEADELAARQAEAQLRVTEARMGSIAGGGPGAVSRLDLVAARARDLAAQLDGLTVRAPAAGVVYGLPRRVGEPVSPGQVVASVTEPAHPYVRLRVDPPDLPLVAEGQRFVVTFDGLPNREWDGRIEAVGRGLREASGREVAEVLGALTGGGQDLPFNASVNVKIVVGEKPSALLVPRAALHQEGQGRFVYVEHAGRAERREISVGLVGLTDVEVTAGLTEGESVILSGDGPLFGGLRVTPRS comes from the coding sequence ATGATCGACCCTGCTCTCCGTTTCCGCTGGCGCTGGGTCGCCGGCATCGCCGTCCTCCTGGCCGCCGGGGTGGCCTTCGATCTCGCCCGGGCCCAGCGGGTTTCCGTGCGGCTCGGGCGGGCCAGCCGCTCCCGGCTCGTGGTGCCCGTCCTCTGCGCGGGCACCCTCCAACCCCCACCCGGCGGCGACCTCATGGCCCGCCAGGCGGGTCTGGTGGGGGCGATCTGGGTGAGGGAGGGCGAGCGGGTGTTCAAGGGGGCGCCGTTGCTCCGGCTGGACGCCCCCGAGCTGGCGGGCAAGGCGGCCGCGGCCCGCGAGGAGCTGTTCGCTCTGCGCGAGGCGAAGGCTGTCGCGGAGGCGCAGCTTGACGGGGAGAAACGGGAGGCCTCTTACCGCCGCAGCGTCTGGGAAGCGGACCGCCGGCTTCTCGAGCAGCAGGCGATCTCCCGCGCCGCCTACGAGGCGGATGAGCTCGCGGCCCGGCAGGCGGAAGCTCAGCTTCGCGTGACCGAGGCTCGGATGGGATCGATTGCCGGGGGCGGCCCGGGCGCGGTCTCGCGGCTCGACCTCGTGGCCGCCCGCGCGAGGGACCTCGCGGCCCAACTCGACGGCCTCACCGTGCGCGCGCCCGCCGCGGGCGTCGTCTACGGCCTCCCCCGCCGGGTGGGAGAGCCCGTCTCCCCCGGGCAGGTGGTGGCGAGCGTCACGGAACCCGCGCACCCTTACGTGAGGCTGCGCGTGGATCCGCCGGACCTGCCCCTGGTGGCCGAGGGCCAGCGCTTCGTGGTCACCTTTGACGGCCTCCCGAACCGCGAGTGGGATGGTCGCATCGAGGCCGTGGGCCGGGGCCTGCGCGAGGCCTCGGGCCGGGAGGTGGCGGAGGTGCTGGGCGCGCTCACGGGCGGGGGCCAAGACCTTCCCTTCAACGCCTCCGTGAACGTCAAGATCGTGGTGGGCGAGAAGCCGTCGGCCCTGCTCGTCCCCCGGGCCGCTCTCCATCAGGAGGGTCAGGGGCGGTTCGTCTATGTCGAGCACGCCGGGCGCGCGGAGCGCCGTGAGATCTCGGTGGGGCTCGTGGGCCTGACCGATGTGGAGGTCACGGCCGGGCTCACGGAGGGGGAGAGCGTCATCCTCTCCGGCGACGGGCCGCTGTTTGGGGGGCTCCGCGTCACCCCCCGCTCCTGA
- a CDS encoding tetratricopeptide repeat protein, which produces MQDLSGMAVGRRRAVRGAVWLALRPGPAMLCALLALPPGPLRGEGASGEAQRAFSGGEYARAAALFKAAIEKDPSDPGPRHWLARCQYELRQYDEAAKSEERAVAIDPGRSEYHQWLGRALGGRAERAGWLTAFVLARRVGAEFEHAVRLDPHNLRAQRDLIEFYGRAPGIVGGGQAKAWRQAEALAGIAPLEARLARAELWRDQARPDRAEAEYRLVLEARPGLPGPCLEVADFYEQRRDGPRMSEAVEAATAADRGDPQLAYYAGVAAFLLGGRDAEAERLLAKYLDTVPPRSDLPTPAAAREWLGRLYERGGQRAAAAREYQSALALDPDRKGAREALRRLGRE; this is translated from the coding sequence ATGCAAGACTTGAGCGGGATGGCGGTGGGCAGGCGTCGGGCCGTGCGGGGGGCGGTGTGGCTCGCCCTGCGGCCGGGACCGGCGATGCTGTGCGCGCTTCTGGCCCTGCCCCCGGGACCGCTCCGCGGAGAGGGGGCGTCGGGAGAGGCGCAGCGGGCCTTCTCCGGGGGAGAGTACGCCCGGGCCGCCGCCCTGTTCAAGGCGGCGATCGAAAAGGATCCCTCCGACCCCGGTCCCCGCCATTGGCTCGCACGCTGCCAATACGAGCTTCGCCAATACGACGAAGCGGCCAAGAGCGAGGAAAGGGCCGTGGCCATCGACCCCGGCCGCTCGGAGTATCACCAATGGTTGGGCCGGGCCTTGGGCGGCCGCGCGGAACGGGCGGGGTGGCTGACCGCCTTCGTGCTCGCCCGGAGGGTGGGGGCGGAGTTCGAGCACGCGGTGCGGCTGGACCCTCACAACCTGAGGGCCCAGCGCGACTTGATCGAATTCTACGGGCGCGCCCCTGGCATCGTCGGCGGCGGGCAGGCGAAGGCGTGGCGGCAGGCGGAGGCTCTGGCCGGGATCGCTCCTCTGGAAGCCCGCCTGGCGCGGGCCGAGCTCTGGCGCGACCAGGCAAGGCCGGATCGTGCCGAGGCCGAGTATCGGCTGGTGCTCGAGGCACGCCCGGGGCTCCCGGGCCCCTGCCTCGAAGTGGCCGACTTCTATGAGCAGCGCCGCGACGGTCCCCGCATGTCGGAAGCCGTGGAGGCTGCCACCGCCGCCGACCGCGGGGACCCGCAGCTGGCTTACTACGCGGGGGTAGCCGCCTTCCTTTTGGGGGGGCGGGACGCGGAAGCGGAGAGGCTCCTGGCGAAGTACCTAGACACCGTGCCCCCCCGCAGTGACCTGCCCACCCCGGCCGCGGCCCGGGAATGGCTGGGTCGGCTCTACGAGAGAGGGGGCCAACGCGCGGCTGCGGCCCGGGAGTATCAGAGCGCGTTGGCGCTCGATCCGGATCGGAAGGGCGCCCGCGAGGCCCTGCGCCGCCTCGGCCGGGAATGA